tcataGCTAAGTTCAGCCCTACTGACTGCACAGTTTCAATTCTTGTGTCTAACATACAGCTGCAGTTATAGTTTCTGCTTATTCTGCGGGAGAAGGGAGATTAAAACATATAAGTTGGGctatattattaaagaaaataaagctctTACTATAAAGAAAAAGTTGCATAGCATTTTATACCTAAACTTTTACAAAGAAGACACATCACAGTTTTATtttgctgagagagagagagcaagtaaGATGATGGTGACATTTACTTCATGGGTCCTTATAATAATGGCCAGTGGTAAAAGAAATATGCATCACAgagtgaaatgtttaaatttgattttaaaaagatttttttttccaagggaGTAGTTTTTGATAATGTATGTGATCCATAGCCCTTCTCTAAGGACGGCAAAGATTAAACTATGTATTTTATGAAGATGTTGCCTCAGAAGTATCTAGAATTAAGCAAGGACATCCCTCTCTTTTCTATGCCCTGCTCTGCCAGGATTAGGGGAAGAAGCCTTCACTCTCTGACTTGTTTGCTTTTCATGCGTTGTCCTGCTAACAGAAGATTGATGATCCCTCTGCAATTGCCAAAGTAGAGGAACATCCACAacagaaaaggaacaaataaaatttcaaaagtagAACAGGATCAAAGTCAGTACAAGGTGGAAACCAggtatctctttttaaaaaattaattattttggcCAGCTTTGATGTGTCCTTACAGAATTATTAGCAGTGAAAATtagtatgcatttaaaaatgtataagtaCATATGGATATTTTGTGCAGCCAAGACTGGCATCCATAATTTTCCTTGAAATGCTGAGCAGAGGGAGAAAAACGAAAGTGTTATAAACAactaattatgaaaatatatggGAGATGATTGGAAGACAAGAATTTGCAAGGGGATAAAAGATATTACTTCAAGCTATTTCAACATGATACTCACAAAGTCAGCTGACATAACAGAACCACTGACCAGTTGTTTTTGTCTAAATAGCAGTAAGGgtaatttctaaataattcattgTTGTATTTTCAAAACATTGATCACCTGTCAGTCTAAATATCATGTTGACATAGCCTCAGTGAATCTACCCAAATAATTCTCATTATCAAAAATAATTCCATTCAATATAATTCTTCCCTTAATTTTATTAGCCTCttctaaaaaattattctagaatATATCTCTGTTGAATGTGATTCAACCTGACATATGATTTGAACAGTAACACTTTTAAAGGGAGTTTTCTTGCTACAACATCAGACCGGTCCCTGAAGATGACTGAAATCAGACTCAAGTCTCTAACTCTGTTATCACTTAGGACCAGGGAAGCATGAAGAGTGATTTTTAAGTTCCCAGTCAGAAAGCCAGCCCCTGAATTTTCAGGTCttttcaaatctcatctcaatttTCTTGATTCTGTCAGGCCGGGTTAACTTATCTCACGGGAACTAGCTTCCTCCTGGTGCTTTCAGCATTTCCCGCACTGggtcaaatcagggtaactaCCTCCATTCTTACATTACAGAATCTTTTTACCTGTCTTCCAGACCTGGAGGTATAGGAATAGTGTGAAACAATCTGGGCCATTTCTTGTTTCACCCATATTATTCCTCTTACCCTGATGAGTCCATTTAATCTGCCCTTTCATCTGACCACCAGGAATTTATTCTGACAGCTTCAACAGCGAAGTGGTTGATGTGTATCCTAAGGAAGAATCACTCGTTCTTTTTGCCTTGGCATTGGGTTCTCATTGTACGACCCTGTACAGTACTTcagcaactatttttttttaagttttaaaaagcaaagagttACAAAACTGTTTGTAATTAACTTGAAATAGAAAAGATAGCacttttttaaaatcccattatATAGTACACCGTATAAATTACAGAGTATTCAAATGCACAAATGCATCTGTGTAACATTTATCAAATGTAATCTGCGTGTCTTTACGTGCACACACGAGTGTGTTCTCAAGAGTCTAACTGTCCGCCTTGATAACGCTGGGCCTCTGGCTGTCACGTATGGCAGTGCTCTAGGTCTGGCACGCTGCTGTTGCAGTATCGCATGTTGTTGGGGATATGGCAGTCTGTGTAATTAATGCCCCCATTTGGGGTGTAAATGGGCTGCAGTCTGAAATCTCCTTTAAGGAGTTGATCGTTATTTAAGGAGACGATCTGAAAACTGGTTTCTGTCATCTCCAGGATGGAGTTGTCCTTCTTGGTGCCTGCCTCGCAATAATCATCTTTCCGCCGGCCCCGGTTGTATTTCCACTTCTGGGAGGTGTAGCGCCCCTTTTTGTGCATGTGCCAGCAAAAGACGCCGAGCAAGACCACGAGCACAAATATCACCGCGCCCCCGATCAAGCCCGCCAGCAGAAAGGGGGATCCCATGCTGTGGGACGTCGTCTGCTCATGACTGGATGCCGTGTTGCTGCCGTTGTTCAGATAGGAGGCGTGAGTGGTGGCCTCTGAACAAATGGTGTCTTCTACCGCACGGTAGTTAAAAGCATCCAGTGGCACTAAACAAATCCGATAGGTCGATCGGGGCTCTAGGTTAACCAGGCTCAGGTGTTGCTTCTCACCGCTGACTATGCGCTCCTGAACGATGCCCCCTACCAAACTGTGGCCCATTTTCACCCATGTGAGTTTGTATGCCATCACGGTGAAGAGAGAGAGCCAGCTGACTTGAATGGAAGTATCATTCACAAAATGGATAGAGAGCTGGATCCGTTCAGAAATAGGTGGGGTCACTCTTTCTCTGCCGTCCCAGTCAGGAATCGTGGGAAGTTTCGAtgtgggaggaggtggaggagtgTGGCTTCTGCTAGGGTTTGGAACAGAGAGGGTGGGAGGCTGAGTGGTCGGAGAAGCTGTACTTGGGGCTGGGGTGAAGAGAGGCAGGCCGGGGGTCGTGGTGGGACAGGACAAAAGATTCATATTTAATTCCCTGACGGCCATCCCCCGGACTTGTTCAGGACCTTGGCACATGAAACCCCGCACGTTGAGAGATGAAGGGATGTATTTGAGCCATTCCGTGACCCATTTGATACTGCAGTCACAAAACCAAGGGTTATTCCGCGCAGTGAGCTGCTTCAGGTTGGAGAGATTATCAAAAACCCCTTGAGTCAGCATCCGCAGTTGGTTGTTGGATATATCCAGCCGTTCCAGCTTACGCAGATTTGAGAAGGCTGTCAAAGGAATGTGGTTTATCTGGTTGTCCTGCAAATAGAGCCTGATCAGATGTGTACCTGGGAGATCGGGAGGAGGGTGGGACAGCGAATTACGAACGATTGAAAATTCCTTGAGCTTGGTGAGATGGCTGAAGGTGCCGTCGGCGATACCCTTGTTGGTCAGGAGGTTCCCGTCCACAATAAGACGCTCCAAGCTCGTGAGATTCTGGAAGGCCATGTCGGATATGACAGCAATTCGATTTTCATCCACCCTTAGCTCTTGCAAGTCCACAGGAAGCCCCACAGGCacactgctcaggtgattctTAGACAAAAACAACAATTTGAGGCTAATAGCCTCCCGGAAGGCCCCGTCTTCCACCCCCACTGTGGATATGGAGTTGTCATCCAGGTGCAGCTCTTCAAGCTTCAAGAGCTGGGCAAGAGCAGCCCGTGAAATGGTCTGAATATTGTTTTCCTGCAAATGGAGAACTCTGACATTCTTAGGAAGGTTCATGGGGAATTCGTCCAGTTGGTTGCCGTACAGGTAGACCGTGTGCACCGACTGTACATTGTGCAGTTCTGCAGGAAATCCAGCATTATTAATTTGGTTGTTGTGGAGGTAGAGTACGGTTACGCCCTCCGGGATCCCAAGAGGCACTGAGGTCAAGCTTCGCTCATTACAGTAGACAAAGTTCCTGTCGCAGCGGCACACACTAGGGCAGGCCAGGAGTTTGGACACCTGTGAGTAGAGCCCCAGGGAAATGATAAGCCAAGACTTCAGGAAAAAAGCCCCATGGCTGGGCCACTTTGTGGTCTGTAGGCCCATTTCTGAAGTAcggaaataaaatacaatgtagtgggaaaaagaaaaag
This genomic window from Piliocolobus tephrosceles isolate RC106 chromosome 6, ASM277652v3, whole genome shotgun sequence contains:
- the FLRT2 gene encoding leucine-rich repeat transmembrane protein FLRT2 isoform X2, which codes for MAFQNLTSLERLIVDGNLLTNKGIADGTFSHLTKLKEFSIVRNSLSHPPPDLPGTHLIRLYLQDNQINHIPLTAFSNLRKLERLDISNNQLRMLTQGVFDNLSNLKQLTARNNPWFCDCSIKWVTEWLKYIPSSLNVRGFMCQGPEQVRGMAVRELNMNLLSCPTTTPGLPLFTPAPSTASPTTQPPTLSVPNPSRSHTPPPPPTSKLPTIPDWDGRERVTPPISERIQLSIHFVNDTSIQVSWLSLFTVMAYKLTWVKMGHSLVGGIVQERIVSGEKQHLSLVNLEPRSTYRICLVPLDAFNYRAVEDTICSEATTHASYLNNGSNTASSHEQTTSHSMGSPFLLAGLIGGAVIFVLVVLLGVFCWHMHKKGRYTSQKWKYNRGRRKDDYCEAGTKKDNSILEMTETSFQIVSLNNDQLLKGDFRLQPIYTPNGGINYTDCHIPNNMRYCNSSVPDLEHCHT
- the FLRT2 gene encoding leucine-rich repeat transmembrane protein FLRT2 isoform X1, coding for MGLQTTKWPSHGAFFLKSWLIISLGLYSQVSKLLACPSVCRCDRNFVYCNERSLTSVPLGIPEGVTVLYLHNNQINNAGFPAELHNVQSVHTVYLYGNQLDEFPMNLPKNVRVLHLQENNIQTISRAALAQLLKLEELHLDDNSISTVGVEDGAFREAISLKLLFLSKNHLSSVPVGLPVDLQELRVDENRIAVISDMAFQNLTSLERLIVDGNLLTNKGIADGTFSHLTKLKEFSIVRNSLSHPPPDLPGTHLIRLYLQDNQINHIPLTAFSNLRKLERLDISNNQLRMLTQGVFDNLSNLKQLTARNNPWFCDCSIKWVTEWLKYIPSSLNVRGFMCQGPEQVRGMAVRELNMNLLSCPTTTPGLPLFTPAPSTASPTTQPPTLSVPNPSRSHTPPPPPTSKLPTIPDWDGRERVTPPISERIQLSIHFVNDTSIQVSWLSLFTVMAYKLTWVKMGHSLVGGIVQERIVSGEKQHLSLVNLEPRSTYRICLVPLDAFNYRAVEDTICSEATTHASYLNNGSNTASSHEQTTSHSMGSPFLLAGLIGGAVIFVLVVLLGVFCWHMHKKGRYTSQKWKYNRGRRKDDYCEAGTKKDNSILEMTETSFQIVSLNNDQLLKGDFRLQPIYTPNGGINYTDCHIPNNMRYCNSSVPDLEHCHT